CGGCCGCTGATCGCCGCCGTGCGACCGCTGCTGGAGAAGGTCTTCGGCGTACCGGGCAAGCTGGCCGCGCAGAACGCCGTGCGCAACCCGCGCCGCACCGCCGTCACCGCCGCCTCCCTCGCCATCGGCCTCACCCTGGTCACCACCCTGTCCGTGCTCGGCATCACCATGGGCAAGGCCGTGGACCGGATGAGCACCGACAAGCTGAAGGCCGACTACAAGGTCTCCATGGCCATGGGTGGCGGCAGCCTGGACGCGTCCGTCGCCGAGGCCCTGGCCAAGGCGCCGGGCATCAAGGCGGTCTCCCCGCAGCGGGCCGACATGCTGAAGATCGGTGAGGACTTCAAGGCGGCCTCCGGCGTCAACCCGAAGGCCATCGGCGACCTGCTCAACATCGACGTGGTCACCGGCTCGCTGGACAGCCTCGCCAAGGGCGAGGTGGCGGTGGCCGAGAAGACGGCGAAGGAGAAGGGGCTGACGGTCGGCTCCACCCTCCAGGTCATGTACGACGACGGCAAGAAGGGTTCGCTGAAGGTCGGCGCGGTCTACAAGGACCTTGAGGGCCTGCTCTCCCCGTACGTCCTCGACGAGAAGATCCTCAGCCCGCACACCGAGACCCCGTACATCCCCGAGGTGTACGTCAACGCCACCGCCGGTGACTCGAAGGCCGGCGAGAAGGCCGTCCTCGACGCCCTCGGCAACAACCCGGCCATCTCCATCGCCACCCAGCAGGACATGCGCAACGAGATGGGCGGCATGATCAACACCGCTCTGAACGTCATGTACGGCCTGCTCGGCATGGCGCTGATCGTCTCGGTGCTCGGCGTGGTCAACACCCTGGCCATGTCCGTCTTCGAGCGGACGCAGGAGATCGGCATGCTGCGGGCGATCGGCCTGGACCGCAGCCGCGTCAAGAACATGATCCGCCTGGAGGCCGTGGTCATCTCGCTCTTCGGCGCGGTCCTCGGTGTCGCCATCGGCATCTTCCTCGCCTGGGCGGTCGGCTCCACCCTCACCGAGACGGTGCCCGACTACGCGCTGGTCCTGCCGTGGGACCGGATCGGCATCTTCCTCCTGCTCGCCGGCGTGGTGGGCGTGCTGGCGGCCATGTGGCCGGCCCGCAGCGCCGCCCGGTTGAACATGCTGACCGCCATCAAGACCGAGTAGCCCGACCGGGACCGGGTTCGAGGCCTTGGCGGGCCACAGGGCGAAGGGCCCCGCGACGTTCACCGTCGCGGGGCCCTTCGTCGTCGTCCGCCGCTCACGGGGCCCGCGGCGCGCCCCACTCCCGGGCGCGCAGCGGCAGTCCCGATTCGGCCCTCGGGCCGGGCCGGACGGCGAGCACCTGGTTGACCCCGAGCCGGTTGTGTTCGAAGCCGAGCGCGGAGGCCGCCATGTACAGCCGCCACACCCGGGCCCGGCCGGGCGAGGTCAGGCGCACGGCCGCGTCCCAGTGGCGCTCCAGGCGGGCGACCCAGGCCCGCAGGGTGAGTGCGTAGTGCTCGCGCAGCGCCTCGACGTCGCGCACCTCGAAGCCGGCGCGTTCCAGTTCGCCCACGGTGCCGCCGACCGGGGAGAGCTCCCCGTCGGGGAACACGTACGCGTCGATGAACTCGTCGATCCGGTAGGCCTCTTCGTCGGGCTCCGGCGGGCGGGCGATCTGGTGGTTCAGGAGCCGCCCGCCGGGGCGCAGCAGCGCGTGCAGGGTGCGGGCGTACTCGCGGTAGCGTTCGGCGCCGACGTGCTCGGCCATCCCGATCGAGGAAATGGCGTCGTAGGGACCGTCCTTGACGTCCCGGTAGTCCTGGATGCGGATCTCGATCCGGTCGGCGAGGCCCTCCTCCGCGACCCGCTTGCGGGCGTACGCGGCCTGCTCGCGCGAGAGGGTGATGCCGGTGACCTGGACGTCGTACTCGCGGGCCGCGTGCAGGGCCATGGAGCCCCAGCCGCAGCCGACGTCGAGCAGCCGCTGTCCGGGCTCCAGGGCGAGCTTGCGGCAGACCAGGTCGAGCTTGTCCCGCTGGGCCTCCTCCAGGGTGCCGCCGGGTCTCCAGTAGGCGCAGGAGTACACCATCGACGGGCCGAGCACCCGCTCGTAGAACTCGTTGCCGACGTCGTAGTGGTGGCTGATGGCCGCGCGGTCGCGGCCCTTGGTGTGGCGGGCCCCGGAACGTCGGACGGCCTCCTCGGGCGGCGGGGCGGGCGCGGGCCACGGCCGGGCCAGGGCGATGAGTTCACGGAGGGCGGCGCGGGCCTCGGGGTCGCGCAGCAGGGCGGTCGAGCCGGAGGCGGCGGCGGCCCGGGCGGGCAGGTGGGGGCGCAGGGCGGCGAGCTTGCCGAGGCCGACGAGCGGCTCCACCGCGGGGCGGGCGGGCGCGGGGTCCGCCTCCCAGAGGAGACCGGCGACGCGGTCCAGCAGCTCGAAGAGGTCTCCGTCGACGGTGAGGTCGCCGGCGACCCACGCGCGGGCCAGTCCGAGTTCCCCGGGCTTCCACAGCACACGGCGCAGGGCACGCCGGTTGGCCAGTACCAGAATGGGCCCGGACGGCGGACCGGCCTCGCTCCCGTCCCAGGCTCGTACGCGGACGGGCAGGGGCGTGCCCAGCAGGGTCTCGGCAAGAGCGGCCAGCCGCGGCGCGGCGTCGGTCATGGTGGGCACCTCCAGAAGTTTCGACCGAACGACCTACCCATTTCCGGCGCCGGACAATCCGGGGGGAACGCCGAAGGGGCCGCCCGCACCACGGATGGCGGGCAGCCCCTTCGGGGACGTGCTGGTCGTGCTCAGGATCCTGCCGGAGCGCGCCGGGTCAGGAGGCCTTGGCCTTGGCGGCCGGTGCGGCGGTGGCCGCCGGGGCCGGCGCCGGCTTGGCGGCCTCGTAGAACTCCTCGCGCGGGGTCTCCAGGGCTCCGAGGGAGACGACCTCGCGCTTGAGGAACATCGCGAGGGTCCAGTCGGCGAAGACGCGGATCTTGCGGTTCCAGGTCGGCATGGCCATGCCGTGGTAGCCACGGTGCATGTACCAGGCGAGCCGGCCCTTGAGCTTGATCTTCATCTTGCCCATGACGATCATCGCGACGCCCTTGTGGAGGCCGAGGCCCGCCACCGCACCCTTGTTGGAGTGCGAGTACTCGCCCTGCGGGAAGCCCCGCATGCCCGAGATGACGTTGTCGCCGAGGACCTTGGCCTGGCGCAGCGCGTGCTGGGCGTTCGGCGGGCACCAGGCGTTCTCGACGCCGGCCTTGCGGGCGGCCATGTCGGGAACCTGGGCGTTGTCGCCGGCGGTCCAGATGTAGTCCGTGCCCTTGACCTGGAGGGTCGGCTCGGCGTCCACGTGACCGCGCGGGCCCAGCGGCAGGCCGAAGCGGGCGAGCGCCGGGTTGGGCTTCACGCCGGCGGTCCACACGATGGTGTTGGAGTCGACCTCGAGGCCGTTCTTCAGCACCACGTGGCCGTCCACGCAGGAGTCCATGGAGGTGTTCAGGTAGATCTCGATGCCGCGGGACTCGAGGTGCTCCTTGCCCCAGGTGCCGAGCTTCGGCCCGACCTCGGGGAGGATCTTGTCGGCCGCGTCCACCAGCACGAAGCGCATGTCCTCGCGCTTGATGGTGGTGTAGTACTTCACGGCGTCGCGGGCCATGTCCTCGACCTCGCCGATGGTCTCCGCACCGGCGAAGCCGCCGCCGACGAAGACGAAGGTGAGGGCCTTGCGGCGGACGTTCTCGTCCGTCGTGGACTCGGCCTTGTCGAGCTGCTCCAGCACGTGGTTGCGCAGACCGATGCCCTCCTCGACGCCCTTCATGCCGATGCCCTGTTCGGCCAGGCCGGGGATCGGGAAGGTGCGGGAGACGGCGCCGAGCGCGATCACCAGGTAGTCGAAGGGCAGCTCGTACGCCTCGCCGACCAGCGGCGTGACGACGGCGACCTTGCGGTCCTGGTCGATGGTCGTGACCCGGCCGGTGAGAACCTCTGCCTTGGGCAGCACGCGTCGCAGCGGGACGACGACGTGCCGAGGCGAGATGCTGCCTGCGGCCACTTCAGGGAGGAAAGGCTGGTAGGTCATGTACGAGCGCGGGTCGACGACCGTGACGGTCGCCTCGCCGTAGCGCATCTTCTTCATGATGCGCTTGGCTGCGTACAGGCCTACGTACCCACCTCCTACAACGAGGATCCTGGGACGCTCCGTGGTGCTCATGGAACGAGTATCCAGCACCCCCAGGGGTGACGCTCGTGAGCCCCTTCACAAGGGGCTGTCCACCCTCTGCTACACTGCGCCGCCCACGTGACCCAGGTCATGGCGGGAAACGGGAACCACGGTGTAACGGGAGACGTTGTACACCAGTCCTGAACTGGCCTGAAGGCCTTCAACCGGAGTAGACCACCGGGTTCGTGGATACCTACCGACGCCCCTCGCCGGCGGCCGCGATTCGCACGAACGCTCGCATGAAACTGCCCTGTGGACCCCCTGAGGGGCCCGAACGCCCCCCACCTTGACCCAACAGGCCTTTTTTCCTTGTGAAGAACTTCACGAACCTGATCGGGGCGAAGGGACTTTCGGCCCCCCAAGCTGCCTTTCGAAGGGTCTCGGCCGGATGGAGCAGCCCGTTGGACGGGTCGGGGGGAGCTTCAGTCGCGAAGCCTGATGCTCCCCCGTCTCCTCGGCCCGTCGAACTTGCGCGGGTCGAGGACAGGCCGCTCGCGGGGCCGACCCGCCTCCAACGCGATCTGCCGCCGCCCGGCCAGCGCGATGCGCCACTGGCCCAGGTCCGGCCGGGTCCCGTGGCCGCCCGCCGCCTTCTCGTAGAGACCGCGCACGGCCTCCGCCCGGCGTTCGTCCAGGACCCCGGGCAGCGGGTCGAGCGGGCGGCCCGGAGCCGCGTACGCGTCCTGCGCGAGGATCCGGCCGACGGCCAGCGCGACCTTGTAGCGGTCGCTGTCCACGGTGGCCGCGCCGGCCGGTGCCAGCGGGTCGCTCCAGTCCGGGGTCTCCGCCTGGGCGAGCACCGGCTCGGCGCCCACCAGGCGGGCCCCGTCGCAGTCGATGAGGTGGACGGCGGGCGCGGGGCGGACCGTCCACAGCACGTTGGCCTCCGACAGGTCGCCGAAGACGAGGCCCGTCGCGTGCAGCCGGTCGACGAGTTCGACGAGCGCGACCACGAGGGCCAATCGCTCGGCCGGCGAGGGCTGGACGACCCCCTGCCAGGCGGCCTTGCCCGGGCGGAGCAGGAAGGCCAGTTCGGTCAGCTTCGTCGAGCCGTCCCCCGTCGCCCACCGCATGGAGGCGGGCGCCTCGTTCATCAGGAACCCGGTGACCCGGCCGGCGTCCACGACACGGCACAGCGGCCAGGCCGTCGACGCGTCCAACCGGTCGCGCTCGTCGGCCCGCAGCCCGAGCCGTACGAGGACCAGCGCGGTCAGCGAGTCCCCCGCGACACGGTGGGGTTCCCGGTAGCTCTTGTAGAGCAGGCCGGGCCAACCGGCCAGCGTGCGCACCTCGCCCTGACCGCCGTCACCGACCTTGTCGAGCGGGTCCAGCAAGGACAGCGCCACGTCGGCGCCGTCGATGACGCTCACGAGTCCCCCTCCCACAGGCAGACGGCGCTGCGGTCGTCGTCGTAGGACTTGACCCGGTACTGGAGCTGCCACAGGAAGTCGGGCAGTCCGGGCGGGGGCCCGCCCCACGCCCCGCGGAGGAAGCCGCGCATCTCCTCCTCTCCCCCCAGCGGCGTCGACAGGCCGTCCGTGCACAGGACGAACACGTCACCCGGCAGGGCCGGACCGAAGAGGTGCGTCTCGGCGACGCGGGTGGTGGGCAGGGCCGCCGTGCGCGTGTCGATGATCCCGGACCCCTCGCCGTCCGCGGCGCCCACCACGTCGAGGTACCAGGTCCCGTCCCGCAGCAGCGCCGCGCCGCCGTCGCCGACGGTGAACAGGGCCCGGTGGCGCACCGCGGGGTCGAGGGGGACGAGCAGCACGCGCAGGGTGGTCGCGTAGTCGCCGGGTCGGTGCCCGGCGGTCGTGGCCGCCCGCACCAGCGACTCGGCGACGCTGCCCACGGCGGAGTTCACGACGGCGGTGAGGGTCTTCTCGTCCCTGGCGCGCAGGGCCCGCGCCAGTTCCCCGGCGTACTCGTCGAGGAAGCGGAGGATCTCGCGGCACACGAGCTGGGATCCGAGGTGCGAGCGCGGTGCCGAGCCGATCCCGTCCGCGACGCCCAGCAGGAGCACCCCGGTGTCCTCGTCCGGCTCTCCCAACCGGGCCACCACCAGCGCGTCCTGCCGGGGTTCCGCGTGGTAGCGGTGGGAGTCGCCCCGCACGGACGCGGCCCGTACCGTCAACGGCCCGTGGGTCGCCCCGTCGACGACGGTGTCCGGGAGGACCGCGCCGTCCACGTCCGCCCGGGCCCCGACCGGCGCCCCGGGCCCGGGCGCGTAGAGCGGGGGCTTGGGCCCGCTGAACGGCGGGTCGCCGAGCACGGCGGGCACCCGCCCGGCATCCGCCGCGGGGGCGGGTTCGGGGACCGCCGAGGGGGCGGGCTCCGGTGATGCGGGAGCGGGCCGCGGGGCGGGGAGCCGCTCGGCGGCCGGCTCGGACTCGGCGGAGACCTCGCGGGGCAGTTCCAGCGGTTCGGGTTCGACGGAGGCGGCCGGGGCCGGCCACCGGGTGTACGTCGCGCCCGTCGGACCGTGCGCGGCGTCGGGTGTCTCCTCTCGCATGACCGGCCTCAGAGCTTGTCGAGGGAGACGGTGGAGAAGCCGGGCACCGTGTCGTCCACGGCCAGGCTGAACACGCCGTTGCCACCGGCGGGGATGCTGCGGGCCGACCGCACGATCGACCGGGTGAGGCTGGTCGCGAACTCGCGCAGCGCGGCGGCCGGGGAGACGGTCTTGTCGTCCTGGATGAAGGCCCGGAAGTTGGCGACGTGGCCGATCGTGGCGCGGTCGGCCTCCCCGATGCCGAAGGCGATGATGTTCGGCCGGTAGCGGGCCTCGTTGAGCTCCTTGTGCGCCTGCATCCAGTCCTCGTCGGTGGGGCCGCCGTCCGAGAGGAAGAAGGCGACGGGCCGGTAGACCTCGTGGCCCTGCGCCTTGAGCCGGGCGACGTCGTTCTCGATGCACCGCAGGAGCGTGCGGAACGCCTCCCCGTACGCGGTCAGTCCGCCCGCGGACAGCGCCGGCAGCGTGTCCAGGTCGCTGAGGTCGGCCAGCGGCTGCAGGACGGTGGCGTCGTCGGAGAACCCGATCAGGCAGAACCTGGTCTTGTCCGCGACCGCCGGGTTCCTGCTGATCTCCTTGTGGAGTTCCGGCAGGGCGGCGTTCATGCTGTCGATCGACGGGCCTGCCATCGAGCCGGACTCGTCGCACACCAGGTAGAAGGGAAGGATCTGCACGGTCTCGCGCCTCCGAGGGGTGTACGGCTCGGGCTGTCAGTAGGTGTAGAAGTAGATCTCGATGTCGGCGTGGTCGCCGGAGGATCCCTGGACGAAGAAGTCCCGGGTGGTGGCGCCGGTGAACATCGCGGGGCGGGCCTTCGCCAGCAGGGCGTTGACGTGGCGGGCGTAGTCCACGCCGTCGCCGACCCGGGGGCTGCGGCCGAAGGTCAGGACGAAGGCCGCGGTGCGGCCGTCGTGTGCTTTCGTCCCGGCGCGCAGTTGCCCCACGATGCGCTCGGTGTCGGAGGAGTCGGCGTCGAAGGAGAACGTCACCGCCCGCCGTTCCACGGACCGGGGCCCCGAGGGGGTGGGGCTCGGCCTCGCGCCGGGTGTCGCGTCGGGACGGGGCGAGGCTCCGGTCCCGGCGCGGGAGGCCTCGGCCGCCTTCACCGGGTCGCCCCGGTCGCTCATCGCGACCATGGCCAGGACCAGGAGCATGTCGGCGAACAGCCAGCCGGCGAGGGTCAGCGGGTTGAACCGCGGCCGCGGCGGCCTCCTCATCGTCGGGCCGTCCAGGTCGGATCGTCCTGCGGGTGTGCGTGGGCGTCGTGCCCCTTGGCCAGGTCCACCCCGACGGCCCGCGCCCGGACGGGAGCGGGGGCGGAAGCGGGGCCGGGAGCGGGGCCGGTCCGCGCGTCGTGGACGAACCGCGTGTCGACGAGCGTCCTGGCCTCGGCCGCCGCGGCGGAGACGTCCGCCGCCCCGGCCATCGCCCGGGCGAGTTCGGCGAACCGCTCGGCGGCCCGCCGCAGCGCGCCGGTCTGCTCCTCCAGCCCCAGCACCGCCCGCTGCGAGAGGGCCACGGCTTCCGCGGTGTCCTGCGTGACGTCGCCGAGGCGGTGCAGGACCCGCGCCGTGACGTCGGCGGCGAGTTCGGTGCCGGTGGTGAACGAGCGCTGCGCGGCGGCCAGGGTGGTCACCGAGTCCTCGACCCGTTCGCCGGCGGCGCCGAGGGCGTCGCGGACCTCGCCGTTGACCTCGCGCACGTCCTCCAGCGCCTTGCGCACCATGGTCCCGTTGCCGCTGACCACGGTCTCCAGGCGGGAGGTGTGCTGTTCCAGCGGGTCGGTGAGCGCGGCGACGGCCCGACCGACCTCGCCGGTGTTCGTCTGTACGGCCGCCTCGACCCGGGAGACGGCCCGCTCCAGCGGCAGCACGGCCGCGTCGAGGGCGTTGATCCGGTCGCCCGCGGCCTCCACCGACGCGGCGAGCGAGGTCGCGACCTCGCCGAGCCGCTCGTGGGCGCGCACCGCGTTGTCGCCGAGCCTGCCGAGGTTCGCGGCGGCCGCGGTGAGCTCCGCCGTGAACCGTCGGGGGGAGGAGAGCCGTTGTTCGTTGAGCAGCAACTGGGCCCGGGTGAGCAGCGGGACGAGCAGGGCGAGCAGTTCGTCGGCGGTGCGTCGCGCCTGGTCGGCCCGGTGTTCCGTACGGGTTCTGCGCACCCCGTGCACGGCGGCGAGCAGGCACAACAGGAGGATGACGGCGGTGGCGGATCCGGCGACGTGTCCGAAGGTGGACCAGTCGGCCAACCGGCCCTCGAAGCCGGACTGCCACAGTTGCAGGAAGGGTCGGGCGGCGGACTTCGGGTCCTCGCCGATGAGTGTCCGGTAGGCGTCCGTGGCTCGGCTGAGGCCGAACCAGGTGAGTAACAGCGGCAGGAACACGAGGGTGCCGATGGCGACCTCCAGCAGCGCCCAGGCCCGGTGTTCCGGCCCCTCGGCCAGGGCGGCGCTCACGCTCTCCGGCCGGGCGTAGGCCTGGAGGAGGTCGAGTTCGGTCCAGGGTTCGATGTCGCCGTCGCCCAGCCCCTGGAGGGCGTCGGCCAGCGACTTCAGCTCGTCCCGACGGGAGCCGAGCCCCGGCTTGTCCGCGAGGTCGTTGAGTTGTGTGGCGACGACGGAGGCCGTCGCCAGTGCCCCAACAGGCATGTCCACCCCCATGGAAGACGTGGGGTGGGGGCCCCGCACCGGCACGTCGTGCCGAAGGCCGCGCCGCCGCGCGCGCCCGGCCGTGACAGACCGCGGCGCGGCGGGTCATCCCCCACCTCAACAATTCACCACATGATCCCCCATCAGCCGAACGGGGGGAGGGGAAACGGAATCAACGCCCCCTTCTTCGGGGGCGATTCGTGGCCGCGAGCAGGAGTCGGCGCGAGGTATTCGCCCACCCGTACGACCCGGGGCCCGCCGGGGCCCCCTGGGGGCGCACGCGGTCGCTGGATCGCCCACCAGGTGCTGGACGGCGAACTCGTCGTCCTCGTCGTCGAGGTCGGCGACCGCCGTGACGCCTACCGCCGCATCTGACGACGAGGGGGGTGCCCCGGCCGGTCGGCCGGGGCACCCCCCTCATGCGGTTGACCGGGTCAGGTCCGCTGCTTGTCGGCCTCGACGTCTTCCGCGGTCTTGATCGCGATGCCGTCGAGGATGTCGTGTTCCGAGACCACGACCTCCTCGGCCCCGATCCGCTCCATGATCGCCAGCAGGACCAGGGCGCCGGCGCCGATCACGTCGACCCGGCCCGGGTGCATGACCGGGATCGCGGCGCGTTCGGCGTGCGTGGCCGTCAGCATCCGCTCGCTGATCTCGCGCACCTTCGCGTAGGGGATCCGCGAGTGGTG
This region of Streptomyces sp. NBC_00513 genomic DNA includes:
- a CDS encoding NAD(P)/FAD-dependent oxidoreductase, coding for MSTTERPRILVVGGGYVGLYAAKRIMKKMRYGEATVTVVDPRSYMTYQPFLPEVAAGSISPRHVVVPLRRVLPKAEVLTGRVTTIDQDRKVAVVTPLVGEAYELPFDYLVIALGAVSRTFPIPGLAEQGIGMKGVEEGIGLRNHVLEQLDKAESTTDENVRRKALTFVFVGGGFAGAETIGEVEDMARDAVKYYTTIKREDMRFVLVDAADKILPEVGPKLGTWGKEHLESRGIEIYLNTSMDSCVDGHVVLKNGLEVDSNTIVWTAGVKPNPALARFGLPLGPRGHVDAEPTLQVKGTDYIWTAGDNAQVPDMAARKAGVENAWCPPNAQHALRQAKVLGDNVISGMRGFPQGEYSHSNKGAVAGLGLHKGVAMIVMGKMKIKLKGRLAWYMHRGYHGMAMPTWNRKIRVFADWTLAMFLKREVVSLGALETPREEFYEAAKPAPAPAATAAPAAKAKAS
- a CDS encoding methyl-accepting chemotaxis protein, whose product is MPVGALATASVVATQLNDLADKPGLGSRRDELKSLADALQGLGDGDIEPWTELDLLQAYARPESVSAALAEGPEHRAWALLEVAIGTLVFLPLLLTWFGLSRATDAYRTLIGEDPKSAARPFLQLWQSGFEGRLADWSTFGHVAGSATAVILLLCLLAAVHGVRRTRTEHRADQARRTADELLALLVPLLTRAQLLLNEQRLSSPRRFTAELTAAAANLGRLGDNAVRAHERLGEVATSLAASVEAAGDRINALDAAVLPLERAVSRVEAAVQTNTGEVGRAVAALTDPLEQHTSRLETVVSGNGTMVRKALEDVREVNGEVRDALGAAGERVEDSVTTLAAAQRSFTTGTELAADVTARVLHRLGDVTQDTAEAVALSQRAVLGLEEQTGALRRAAERFAELARAMAGAADVSAAAAEARTLVDTRFVHDARTGPAPGPASAPAPVRARAVGVDLAKGHDAHAHPQDDPTWTARR
- a CDS encoding cyclopropane-fatty-acyl-phospholipid synthase family protein; the protein is MTDAAPRLAALAETLLGTPLPVRVRAWDGSEAGPPSGPILVLANRRALRRVLWKPGELGLARAWVAGDLTVDGDLFELLDRVAGLLWEADPAPARPAVEPLVGLGKLAALRPHLPARAAAASGSTALLRDPEARAALRELIALARPWPAPAPPPEEAVRRSGARHTKGRDRAAISHHYDVGNEFYERVLGPSMVYSCAYWRPGGTLEEAQRDKLDLVCRKLALEPGQRLLDVGCGWGSMALHAAREYDVQVTGITLSREQAAYARKRVAEEGLADRIEIRIQDYRDVKDGPYDAISSIGMAEHVGAERYREYARTLHALLRPGGRLLNHQIARPPEPDEEAYRIDEFIDAYVFPDGELSPVGGTVGELERAGFEVRDVEALREHYALTLRAWVARLERHWDAAVRLTSPGRARVWRLYMAASALGFEHNRLGVNQVLAVRPGPRAESGLPLRAREWGAPRAP
- a CDS encoding protein phosphatase 2C domain-containing protein encodes the protein MREETPDAAHGPTGATYTRWPAPAASVEPEPLELPREVSAESEPAAERLPAPRPAPASPEPAPSAVPEPAPAADAGRVPAVLGDPPFSGPKPPLYAPGPGAPVGARADVDGAVLPDTVVDGATHGPLTVRAASVRGDSHRYHAEPRQDALVVARLGEPDEDTGVLLLGVADGIGSAPRSHLGSQLVCREILRFLDEYAGELARALRARDEKTLTAVVNSAVGSVAESLVRAATTAGHRPGDYATTLRVLLVPLDPAVRHRALFTVGDGGAALLRDGTWYLDVVGAADGEGSGIIDTRTAALPTTRVAETHLFGPALPGDVFVLCTDGLSTPLGGEEEMRGFLRGAWGGPPPGLPDFLWQLQYRVKSYDDDRSAVCLWEGDS
- a CDS encoding VWA domain-containing protein is translated as MQILPFYLVCDESGSMAGPSIDSMNAALPELHKEISRNPAVADKTRFCLIGFSDDATVLQPLADLSDLDTLPALSAGGLTAYGEAFRTLLRCIENDVARLKAQGHEVYRPVAFFLSDGGPTDEDWMQAHKELNEARYRPNIIAFGIGEADRATIGHVANFRAFIQDDKTVSPAAALREFATSLTRSIVRSARSIPAGGNGVFSLAVDDTVPGFSTVSLDKL